Proteins from a genomic interval of Periophthalmus magnuspinnatus isolate fPerMag1 chromosome 11, fPerMag1.2.pri, whole genome shotgun sequence:
- the LOC117378268 gene encoding histone-lysine N-methyltransferase SETDB1-A-like: MESDEMELTREELQKFICDSVNHRLLHTPEVMNKQSQLVHLWDRKEKLCTDLYKLFESVSKCEVTVRQLYAKLGWEYKDLNTENCSDSASLCGFIMDNTDVGCASASSGFTANCLKTEQEEIRTEHKRKWPELTKEVRVLLERLPMDLRPRRPTCPKLLKLALSDDELSNGDSDYHPSQHSSDSDFSLSSKKSDQHKKKKFRKTEKIAKETPVQQTTPLQQQTTTVKPTTTVQPANIKSTNITNGNKPSANTNDALKNMSSGIAKVKKETKPFVVTEPIRPTSSLPLVLQEVCVGMQVLARRKRMRWESGTVADIVEKEDGTKKYKVTFEDKGKVLVSGHHIAYIAVPKLPHLSVGARVLSKCKSEHTFFSPGILGELPSRKNHMRFLIFFDDHRALYVALPVIRIICKPLSNPLDDIRDEEHKSFMKEYLQRMPYPPQTQFRLGQSIKVQLNGVMETCTVLQTDSSLMEVVFTKDDHKEWIYRGSIRLEHIINAKDNSNE; encoded by the exons ATGGAGAGTGATGAGATGGAGTTGACCAGGGAGGAGTTGCAGAAGTTCATTTGTGACAGTGTGAACCACAGGCTGCTACATACTCCAGAAGTGATGAACAAACAAAGCCAGCTCGTCCACCTGTGGGATAGAAAGGAGAAACTCTGCACGGATCTTTACAAGCTCTTTGA gtctgtttcaaaatgtgaagTAACTGTAAGACAGCTGTATGCTAAGCTGGGATGGGAATATAAAGACTTAAACACAGAAAACTGCAGTGATAGTGCCTCACTTTGTG gatTTATAATGGACAATACTGATGTGGGATGTGCTTCTGCTTCAAGTGGTTTTACTGCTAATTGTTTAAAGACAGAGCAGGAAGAAATTAGGACTGAGCACAAACGTAAATGGCCAGAGCTGACTAAAGAAGTGAGGGTGCTACTTGAACGGCTTCCCATGGACCTGAGACCTCGACGACCCACCTGCCCAAAACTCCTCAAACTAGCGCTCAGTGACGATGAGCTCTCAAATGGCGACTCTGATTATCACCCAAGTCAACACTCCAGTGATTCAGACTTTTCATTATCAAGTAAAAAAAGTGATCAACACAAAAAGAAGAAAttcagaaaaactgaaaaaattgcCAAAGAAACACCAGTGCAGCAAACCACACcattacaacaacaaacaactactGTCAAACCCACTACCACTGTTCAGCCAGCCAATATCAAGAGCACTAATATAACTAATGGCAATAAACCGTCAGCCAACACAAATGATGCACTCAAGAATATGTCAAGTGGGATagcaaaagtgaaaaaagaaacCAAGCCATTTGTAGTAACCg AGCCAATTAGACCAACCAGTTCCCTTCCTCTTGTGCTTCAAGAAGTTTGTGTGGGAATGCAGGTGTTGGCGAGAAGGAAGCGAATGAGATGGGAGAGTGGTACAGTGGCTGACATTGTTGAAAAAG AGGATGGTACAAAAAAGTACAAGGTTACTTTTGAGGACAAGGGGAAAGTGTTGGTATCGGGACATCATATTGCCTACATTGCCGTGCCAAAACTGCCACACCTGTCTGTGGGCGCACGAGTGCTGTCTAAATGTAAATCTGAACACACTTTCTTCTCCCCGGGCATCTTGGGTGAACTCCCATCAAGAAAAAATCACATGAG GTTTCTAATATTTTTTGATGATCACCGTGCACTCTATGTTGCATTACCTGTTATTCGTATAATCTGCAAACCAT TGTCCAACCCTCTGGATGACATTCGAGATGAAGAACATAAAAGTTTCATGAAAGAATACCTGCAGAGAATGCCGTACCCTCCACAGACACAGTTCAGATTGGGTCAGTCCATTAAAGTGCAGCTCAATGGAGTCATGGAAACATGCACTGTTTTGCAGACAGACAGCAGCTTGATGGAGGTTGTTTTTACG AAAGATGACCATAAGGAGTGGATATATCGAGGCTCTATAAGATTGGAACATATTATAAATGCAAAAGACAATTCAAACGAATAA
- the LOC117378270 gene encoding histone-lysine N-methyltransferase SETDB1-B-like, whose protein sequence is MEEEEEKTKRTTRSRANIRGKKSAGKKSTESSATLDSTKEPPIRLTKKAVVVLTKLPQYKINALRPPTPEQFYSEEESLSSSDSDMQWEPGRDSSDSELSLANKKTKEKIKKRVKITHASCSANNNLSADPVIITSTQQLSQCNAENTKARPKLPEPEVKVDMMVIARKKPLRWERGKVLEVVTKDDGRVKYKVSFEEKGKSLVSGHHVALDSPPKLAQLYVGARVVVRCQVNKFRFWPGILAELPSRSNRLRFLVFIDDHTPVYVGLPLLHLVCRQLDNPLEDVPESAHRIFMEQYLNDWPYPHLTQYRVGQNLNAELNGVQKRCEVLVVDGSLIQVVFHENQFKEWIHRGSTRLEHMARFLELKAC, encoded by the exons atggaggaggaggaggagaaaaccAAAAGGACAACTCGGTCAAGAGCTAACATTCGTG GAAAGAAATCTGCAGGAAAGAAATCTACAGAGTCAAGTGCAACTTTGGACTCCACAAAAGAGCCACCTATTAGACTTACTAAAAAGGCTGTGGTGGTGTTAACTAAACTGCCTCAATACAAGATTAATGCGTTACGGCCACCAACACCAGAGCAGTTTTACAGTGAAGAGGAATCCTTGAGCAGCTCGGATTCAGATATGCAATGGGAGCCAGGACGAGACTCCAGCGATTCGGAACTTTCACTAgcaaataagaaaacaaaagagaaaatcaAGAAACGTGTCAAGATCACTCATGCATCTTGCAGCGCTAACAACAACCTGTCCGCGGATCCTGTGATTATAACATCAACACAGCAACTCAGCCAATGTAATGCGGAGAACACTAAAGCACGGCCCAAACTCCCTGAACCAGAAGTCAAAGTGGACATGATGGTGATTGCCCGAAAGAAGCCTCTGCGGTGGGAACGAGGCAAAGTCCTGGAGGTTGTGACAAAAG ATGACGGTCGGGTGAAGTACAAAGTGAGTTTtgaggagaaaggaaagagtCTTGTTTCTGGGCACCATGTTGCCCTCGACTCCCCTCCAAAACTGGCCCAGCTGTATGTGGGCGCTCGTGTGGTTGTACGCTGTCAAGTCAATAAATTCAGATTCTGGCCAGGGATTTTAGCAGAACTCCCTAGTAGAAGTAATCGACTACG GTTTTTGGTCTTTATTGATGACCACACGCCGGTTTATGTTGGATTACCTTTACTTCACCTGGTGTGCAGACAAT TGGATAATCCTCTTGAAGATGTCCCAGAAAGTGCCCACAGGATTTTTATGGAACAGTACTTGAACGACTGGCCTTACCCTCATTTGACCCAGTACAGAGTGGGACAGAACCTCAATGCGGAGTTAAATGGAGTACAGAAGAGATGTGAAGTGCTAGTGGTGGATGGCAGCTTGATACAGGTTGTTTTTCAT GAAAACCAGTTCAAGGAATGGATCCACAGAGGCTCTACACGTCTGGAACATATGGCAAGATTTCTAGAATTAAAAGCCTGCTAG